The proteins below come from a single Anguilla rostrata isolate EN2019 chromosome 3, ASM1855537v3, whole genome shotgun sequence genomic window:
- the ergic1 gene encoding endoplasmic reticulum-Golgi intermediate compartment protein 1 isoform X1 has product MTFDVRRFDIYRKVPKDLTQPTYTGAFISICCCVFMLFLFLSELTGFIATEIVNELYVDDPDKDSGGKIDVSLNITLANLNCDLVGLDIQDEMGRHEVGHIDNSMKVPLNSGYGCRFEGKFSINKVPGNFHVSTHSATAQPQSPDMTHVIHKLAFGDKLQVQNVQGAFNALGGASKLESNPLASHDYILKIVPTVYEDKSGRQRFSYQYTVANKEYVAYSHTGRIIPAIWFRYDLSPITVKYTERRQPLYRFITTICAIIGGTFTVAGIIDSCIFTASEAWKKIQLGKMS; this is encoded by the exons gTTTGATATTTACCGGAAGGTACCTAAAGACCTGACGCAGCCCACATACACAGGAGCCTTCA TCTCCATctgctgctgtgttttcatgctcttcctcttcctgtctgagcTCACCGGATTCATAGCGACAGAAAT AGTGAATGAGCTCTATGTGGATGACCCTGACAAAGACAGCGGGGGGAAGATTGATGTGAGTTTAAACATCACTTTGGCAAACTTGAACTGTGATc TGGTGGGGTTGGATATTCAGGATGAAATGGGCCGTCATGAGGTTGGCCACATTGATAACTCGATGAAGGTTCCCCTGAACAGTGGCTACGGCTGCCGCTTTGAAGGGAAGTTTAGCATCAACAAG GTGCCTGGAAACTTCCATGTGTCAACGCACAGCGCCACCGCCCAGCCACAGAGCCCTGACATGACGCACGTCATCCACAAACTGGCCTTTGGGGACAAACTACAG GTTCAGAATGTTCAAGGAGCCTTCAATGCTTTAGGAGGAGCGAGCAAGCTGGAGTCAAACC CTCTGGCTTCCCATGACTACATCTTGAAGATCGTTCCCACCGTGTACGAGGACAAGAGCGGGAGGCAGAGGTTTTCCTACCAGTACACTGTGGCCAACAAG GAGTACGTGGCCTACAGCCACACGGGCCGGATCATCCCCGCCATCTGGTTCCGCTACGACCTGAGTCCCATCACCGTCAAGTACACGGAGAGACGACAGCCCCTCTACCGCTTCATCACCACG ATCTGCGCCATCATCGGTGGAACGTTCACGGTGGCCGGTATCATCGACTCCTGCATATTCACAGCCTCTGAGGCCTGGAAAAAGATACAGCTGGGGAAGATGTCATGA
- the ergic1 gene encoding endoplasmic reticulum-Golgi intermediate compartment protein 1 isoform X2, giving the protein MLFLFLSELTGFIATEIVNELYVDDPDKDSGGKIDVSLNITLANLNCDLVGLDIQDEMGRHEVGHIDNSMKVPLNSGYGCRFEGKFSINKVPGNFHVSTHSATAQPQSPDMTHVIHKLAFGDKLQVQNVQGAFNALGGASKLESNPLASHDYILKIVPTVYEDKSGRQRFSYQYTVANKEYVAYSHTGRIIPAIWFRYDLSPITVKYTERRQPLYRFITTICAIIGGTFTVAGIIDSCIFTASEAWKKIQLGKMS; this is encoded by the exons atgctcttcctcttcctgtctgagcTCACCGGATTCATAGCGACAGAAAT AGTGAATGAGCTCTATGTGGATGACCCTGACAAAGACAGCGGGGGGAAGATTGATGTGAGTTTAAACATCACTTTGGCAAACTTGAACTGTGATc TGGTGGGGTTGGATATTCAGGATGAAATGGGCCGTCATGAGGTTGGCCACATTGATAACTCGATGAAGGTTCCCCTGAACAGTGGCTACGGCTGCCGCTTTGAAGGGAAGTTTAGCATCAACAAG GTGCCTGGAAACTTCCATGTGTCAACGCACAGCGCCACCGCCCAGCCACAGAGCCCTGACATGACGCACGTCATCCACAAACTGGCCTTTGGGGACAAACTACAG GTTCAGAATGTTCAAGGAGCCTTCAATGCTTTAGGAGGAGCGAGCAAGCTGGAGTCAAACC CTCTGGCTTCCCATGACTACATCTTGAAGATCGTTCCCACCGTGTACGAGGACAAGAGCGGGAGGCAGAGGTTTTCCTACCAGTACACTGTGGCCAACAAG GAGTACGTGGCCTACAGCCACACGGGCCGGATCATCCCCGCCATCTGGTTCCGCTACGACCTGAGTCCCATCACCGTCAAGTACACGGAGAGACGACAGCCCCTCTACCGCTTCATCACCACG ATCTGCGCCATCATCGGTGGAACGTTCACGGTGGCCGGTATCATCGACTCCTGCATATTCACAGCCTCTGAGGCCTGGAAAAAGATACAGCTGGGGAAGATGTCATGA